Genomic window (Bactrocera tryoni isolate S06 unplaced genomic scaffold, CSIRO_BtryS06_freeze2 scaffold_139, whole genome shotgun sequence):
cccagaTAAATATAATCTTTACAGAGACattcttttaatttgcttcaaagtaatgagttATGAGTAATGAGATGATGCCTTATAACTCCgtggctgctgaactggatttttttttagatttaaggggaattgtgagtcgaaaatggacttcttttgaaaattagttctgaactgaaaagtcaccaataaggtttctattattttttttagagtttattgttaatcataatacaggaaaaataaaaactcatttattatgactttcagttttcgttccatgagcaaactgttgtgaaataaatttaaattaaaaaaaaattatgctatttgcaaaaaaatacttgagtgtcttaactaaaatgcctatatttttaataaaaacaacgagaaaaaactggtctgaattagataaacaactttacttattatttgtttttcaaatgaaaatttttaaaacaacggttgtgcttttgatactttttgatactttttttgcttggcaacatatacttaatttttttagctcGCGGCAACACTTGTCACTAATGATTAGAGCGTGAATGAGAATAGAACAAATGAATTATGTGCGTACGTGCGtactaaagccaatttttgcattatcaaAACACATAAGCCTATGTTTGCAGCAAATAGACTGTGATTTGAGCAGTTGCGttgcttatgcaaataatttgtgaaaaaatcttaagcgtttttaagattaaaattaaacacgTCGGACTCACTGAGATGCGCAACTACGAGCTAATTGCCTGTGCTAAGTTCGAGTTTAAAAAATTccggtaaaaattgaaaagcgTCCGTTCGCGGGTATAGTCTTTAATACAATAGCATTCTTTATTTCAACAGTTCATtagttagcctaaatcttaacctaacggcttagacttgaggtaagtatgtatacaaaaaggggtaagtatgtagttctaattcaattcagcatcttaagttcattgtaatagattattctaatacataggtagtagattatggttatacttgtatattacggaaattgtaagtattttacataATGTAAACGATTTtataatgtatacaaatattttaacaaatttagttcttaaaaaatattttttgatttataaagtcgCATGACGCAACAATTTGTATGCTGAAATTAGTGAAATGCGTAAGGATTCTGAACAAtcgtttaaactaatttttgaatcagttaaaacaatagccgcagaattagatttagaaatccaaattccgcgtttggcgaaacggcaaactaatcgcgacaattatgaaggcgaaccggaagaatattaccgcagatcaatttatataccgttttttgataattttttggaccaaatcaatgaacgatttttaaaacatccagagctgctttccaaaattgaaaacattttgccaaataaatgcataaatcttGACGTTATTGAGATGCAGGAGACTGTTCgtgttttagaaaagcaatgGTCCG
Coding sequences:
- the LOC120780087 gene encoding uncharacterized protein LOC120780087; this translates as MRKDSEQSFKLIFESVKTIAAELDLEIQIPRLAKRQTNRDNYEGEPEEYYRRSIYIPFFDNFLDQINERFLKHPELLSKIENILPNKCINLDVIEMQETVRVLEKQWSADVEGRAEFRMWKRNWLNQTKRSQ